A window of the Dictyostelium discoideum AX4 chromosome 4 chromosome, whole genome shotgun sequence genome harbors these coding sequences:
- a CDS encoding TM2 domain-containing protein, which yields MSHHHHHHQASLVVAYLLLIFLGFFGVHRFYVGRTISGVVYLLTGGIFGIGYIVDFFLLPSLVCHYNNKHHDHTTVIVSPTPVVYQSGSQHYAPYQPQPYYAQQPIQPQQQQYYQQPYQQQQYQPQPYQPNSPQYQP from the exons atgagtcatcatcatcatcaccaccaagcTTCTCTTGTAGTTGCATATCttcttttaatctttttaggATTTTTTG gTGTTCATAGATTTTATGTAGGTCGTACAATTTCAGGAGTTGTGTACCTTCTCACTGGTGGTA tttttgGTATTGGATATATTGTAGATTTCTTTTTACTTCCATCACTCGTTTGtcactataataataaacatcaTGATCATACAACAGTGATCGTTTCACCAACTCCAGTTGTTTATCAATCAGGTTCACAACATTATGCTCCATACCAACCACAACCATACTATGCTCAACAACCAattcaaccacaacaacaacaatattatcaacaaccataccaacaacaacaatatcaaccaCAACCATACCAACCAAATTCTCCACAATATCAACCATAA
- the noxB gene encoding flavocytochrome b large subunit, which translates to MNEKKELQQELELQEFQTPKNQQLEKLQEPNGEISSTGNETSESGISSPPISQNDNSNNENESLNITPNKPFVSMQEELQNLDIENIPIPPTIQTPKIYKNTNNLIHSKNNLSLPISLSQENIVKLDKVDIESNDQVNSNTDNNNNTNNNNNTNNNKNEKIGLRSKIFKSKIFIKIRGWWWHRGISTYIMLFYIALNIGVGVHMFYNMYHSDIFKFLGLSFCFSRTAARLINLNSAVILLPVLRNFLSWLRGTIVNNYIPIDKHLNFHKLCAFMLFCCTIIHCVGHYISFKKINDDVLKIDDGKSVAGDYLNININNFPDEKYLFFKSVPGITGHIMLLILILIVSSSMWRIRRPMFEIFWYVHHLFIPFYILLCFHGYSKILKKDPQSWMWIIAPFILYSIERLIRIARSKKRVILEKAIMHPSKVLELRMKRDNDNFNFKPGQYLYLNCPSIAYHEWHPFTITSAPDDPFISVHINIVGNWTRKLFKLLNPDNKLGLIQEDLKSTQNRGKRRILKIDGPFGAPAENFFKYRNLVLIGAGIGVTPFSSILRHLKNQNDKQTNADENHLKINKIYFIWISRQKNSFQWFTDILAELENDERIDSILEIHIFLTGALELDDYAKIKNAQKCHITNLHSKTLFGRPNFRSIFNQLTQLHQREKIGVFYCGNKALGKNIIKNCNKFNGKNNCHLIFHKENF; encoded by the exons atgaatgaaaaaaaagaattacaaCAAGAATTAGAATTACAAGAATTTCAAACAccaaaaaatcaacaattagaAAAATTACAAGAACCAAATGGAGAAATTAGTTCAACTGGTAATGAAACTTCCGAAAGTGGTATAAGTTCACCACCAATTTCtcaaaatgataatagtaataatgaaaatgaaagttTAAATATAACTCCAAATAAACCATTTGTTTCAATGCAAGAGGAATTACAAAATttagatattgaaaatattccAATTCCGCCAACCATTCAAACTccaaaaatttataaaaacaccaataatttaattcatagtaaaaataatcttTCACTTCCAATAAGTTTATCACAAGAaaatattgtaaaattaGATAAGGTTGATATTGAATCAAATGATCAAGTTAATTCAAACaccgataataataataataccaataataataataataccaataataataaaaatgaaaaaattggattaagaagtaaaatttttaaatcaaaaatttttattaaaattcgTGGTTGGTGGTGGCATAGAGGTATTTCAACATATATTATGCTATTTTATATTGCATTAAatattggtgttggtgtacATATGTTTTATAATATGTATCATagtgatatttttaaatttttaggattatcattttgtttttcaagAACTGCTGCtagattaattaatttaaattctgctgttattttattaccaGTTTTGCGTAATTTCCTATCATGGTTAAGAGGTACAATcgttaataattatataccAATTGATAAGCATTTAAATTTCCATAAATTATGTGCATTTATGCTTTTTTGTTGTACAATTATTCATtg tgtTGGTCATtatattagttttaaaaaaattaatgatgatgttttaaaaattgatgatggtaaAAGTGTTGCAggtgattatttaaatattaatattaataattttccagatgaaaaatatttattttttaaatcagtACCAGGTATTACTGGTCATATAATgttgttaatattaatattaattgtttcaTCATCAATGTGGAGAATTAGAAGACCAAtgtttgaaatattttggtATGttcatcatttatttataccattttatattttattatgtttTCATGgatattcaaaaattttaaaaaaagatccaCAATCATGGATGTGGATAATTGCACCATTCATTttatattcaattgaaaGGTTAATTAGAATTGCTAGAAGTAAAAAGAGGGTAATTCTAGAGAAAGCAATTATGCATCCAAGTAAAGTATTAGAACTTAGAATGAAAagagataatgataattttaattttaaaccaggtcaatatctttatttaaattgtcCATCCATTGCATACCATGAGTGGCATCCATTCACAATAACATCGGCACCTGATGATCCATTCATATCAGTgcatattaatattgttggTAATTGGACtagaaaattatttaaattacttaATCCTGATAATAAATTAGGTTTGATTCAAGAGGACCTTAAATCCACCCAAAATAGGGGTAAACGTagaattttgaaaattgatgGTCCATTTGGTGCACCAGCTGAaaactttttcaaatatCGTAATTTAGTATTAATTGGTGCTGGTATTGGTGTTACACCATTTTCAAGTATTTTAAGACAccttaaaaatcaaaatgataaACAAACCAATGCTGatgaaaatcatttaaaaattaataaaatttatttcatttggaTTAGTAGACAAAAGAATTCATTTCAATGGTTTACTGATATTTTAGCAGAATTGGAAAATGATGAAAGAATCGATAGTATCTTGGAAATTCATATATTTTTAACAGGTGCTTTAGAACTTGATGATTAtgcaaaaattaaaaatgctCAAAAATGTCACATTACAAATTTACAttcaaaaactttatttgGTAGACCAAATTTTCGTTCAATCTTTAATCAATTAACTCAACTTCATCAAAGAGAGAAAATTGGTGTATTCTATTGTGGTAATAAAGCATTAGGtaaaaatatcattaaaaattgtaataaatttaatggtaaaaataattgtcatttaatatttcataaagaaaacttttaa
- the med9 gene encoding hypothetical protein, with protein sequence MATPTNNYNTIVGSPMPTATTAATTTTVTPTQKELNIEDLQLFPSILDIISRIKDDEIDLIRAINLANETRTKTIETLNKLPGINRSLENQEELLKTYKQTLKKKVELLEKLKKLEIFEKYNKIKSTSSQSPQIQSKLELQTELSQTEPSQTEPSQTEPSQTEPSQTESSQIESSQIESSQTETEKSKETTEDIMKE encoded by the exons ATGGCAACCCCAACAAATAATTACAACACAATTGTTGGATCACCAATGCCAACTGCAACTACAgctgcaacaacaacaacagtaaCACCAACGCAAAAAGAACTTAATATAGAAGATCTTCAATTATTTCCATCAATTTTAGATATAATTTCAAGaattaaagatgatgaaattgatttaattagaGCAATTAATTTAGCAAATGAAACAcgaacaaaaacaattgaaactttaaataaattaccagGAATAAATAGATCTTTAGAAAATCAAGaggaattattaaaaacatataaacaaactttaaaaaaaaaagt AGAATTATtggaaaaattaaagaaattggagatatttgaaaaatataataaaataaaatctactTCCTCACAATCACCACagattcaatcaaaattaGAATTACAAACAGAACTATCACAAACAGAACCATCTCAAACAGAACCATCTCAAACAGAACCATCTCAAACAGAACCATCACAAACAGAATCTTCACAAATAGAATCATCACAAATAGAATCATCACAAACCGAAACTGAGaaatcaaaagaaacaaCAGAAGATATAAtgaaagaataa
- a CDS encoding hypothetical protein (Proline iminopeptidase), producing the protein MTKKISEQVQELQEAQSTKTNVLSYPRSLYPPIEAYKVQKLKVSDIHEIYIEESGNPTGKPVIVLHGGPGGGSEPMYRQYFDPVVYRIIQFDQRGCGKSTPFACLEDNNTWALVEDIEKIRVLLGIDNWVVFGGSWGSTLSLAYAETHPSRVKALVLRGIFTLRREELIFFYQTGASFLFADYFDEYLKPIPPAERGDIISAYHRRLTGTDEKIKQEAANAWTTWEMATSRLMVDKHKIARGEDPMFALAFARIENHYFVNAGFFREDGQLINDAHILKNIPGVIVQGRYDVVCPMKSAWDLKKVWGENADLVIIPDSGHSCSENGIIHSLVEACDKFKHL; encoded by the exons ATGACCAAAAAAATTTCAGAACAAGTTCAAGAGCTCCAAGAAGCTCAATCAACCAAGACTAATGTCTTGAGTTATCCAAGAAGCCTCTATCCACCAATTGAAGCATATAAAGTTCAAAAACTAAAAGTATCAGACATCCATGAAATTTATATTGAAGAATCTGGTAATCCAACTGGTAAACCAGTTATTGTTTTACATGGTGGTCCag gtGGTGGTTCAGAACCAATGTATAGACAATATTTCGATCCAGTTGTATATAGAATCATTCAATTCGATCAACGTGGTTGTGGTAAATCAACACCATTTGCATGTTTAGAAGATAACAACACATGGGCATTAGttgaagatattgaaaaGATTAGAGTTTTACTTGGAATTGATAATTGGGTTGTGTTTGGAGGAAGTTGGGGTAGTACTCTCTCATTAG caTATGCTGAAACTCATCCATCAAGAGTTAAAGCATTGGTTTTAAGAGGTATTTTTACTTTAAGAAGAGAggaattaattttcttttatcaaACTGGAGCAAGTTTCTTATTTGCAGATTATTTCgatgaatatttaaaaccaATTCCACCAGCAGAAAGAGGTGATATCATTTCAGCCTACCATCGTAGATTAACAGGTACTGATGAAAAGATTAAACAAGAGGCAGCCAATGCATGGACAACATGGGAAATGGCAACATCAAGATTAATGGTTGATAAACATAAGATTGCACGTGGTGAAGATCCAATGTTTGCTTTAGCATTTGCCAGAATTGAAAATCATTACTTTGTAAATGCCGGTTTCTTTAGAGAGGATGGTCAATTGATTAACGATGCTCATATTCTTAAAAATATTCCAGGTGTTATCGTTCAAGGTAGATATGATGTAGTTTGCCCAATGAAATCCGCTTGGGATCTTAAAAAAGTTTGGGGTGAAAATGCCGATTTGGTTATCATTCCAGATTCCGGTCATTCTTGTTCCGAAAATGGTATCATTCATTCTTTAGTTGAAGCAtgtgataaatttaaacatctttaa